Part of the Lolium rigidum isolate FL_2022 chromosome 6, APGP_CSIRO_Lrig_0.1, whole genome shotgun sequence genome, GTCGCTGTGCTCGCCTCTTGAGACAAAGCGCGACATGAAGTCATCCTTGTGCGCCAACCTGGCTTCTCCCCTCTCGCTACGTTCACGGACAATCTTGTTGACGTAGCTGTGGATCGTGGCTAGCGCCTCGCTCATCCGCCTCTCTGGCTCCATGTTGAGTAGTTTCTTGATCCGCCATGCCCATTTGACAGGCGACACGAGCCGATCCATGATGATGATCTGCGCGTCGTTGAAGGCATGCATGAACTCTGCATGCCCACTCGATCCCAAGCCCTCCTCGGTGAGGCACGCCGGGTCCTCGCCGAAGGCTATGCAGCAGATGTTGTCGAATGCGAAGCGCTCGAGAACATCCTGCACGTCTAGCGTCAGGCCATCTAGCTCTGCCCGGGAGAGCAGCGGCAGCAACCGCTCCAACACTTCAAACCGGACAGTGCTGACCACGAAGCTTCTCAGCGAGCGCTTGCTGAACTCGTAGCTGGAGGCCTTGCGCTGCCAAAGCCACTGGTCGCCGTCCGAGTTGAAGATGCCGTGGCCGAGGAAGTCTTCCATAGCAGACACCACAGACTCACCCTTGGGGTAGTTACGAAAGTTGGTCTTGGCGATGTACTCCACATTGGCCGGGTTTGCAGTGATGGCGCCAGCCATGAGACCGATGCCTTTGAAGTTGAAGAACATGGTGTGAGTGGGGCAACGGCTGATAACGCCGGCCGACCACTCGATGAGGCGGTCCTGGTTCTTGACGAAGTGCGGAAGGGTGCCAATGATGGGGTAGGCCTTGAGGCCGTCGGCGCTAGTCTGCTTCCTGGTTTCTCGACGTGACCAGAGTAGAggcaggagaaggaggaggagcatggCGACGGCCAAGGTCATCGAGAGCTCCATGGTTATCAAGATCTCAGGGTTGGCAAGTGCAAACTATATTTTTTTTTCGAGCTCAAGTGCAAACTATAGGAGGAGTACTACAGTATTATAAATAAAATGAAAATGCCCAGGCTTGCGATCTCGATCGCCGGGTATGGCCCAGGATTAGTTATTGGGCTGAGCAGATAAGATAAGGTATGCCCAGTTGCCCACGTCCTTGATTTTTAATATGGTTTAGCTATTACTGTCGGCACTGCAGCAGGCCGAGAGGACTGGGTGTTCACgctatcttagagcatctccaatagacGCGCTAAAAGCCCCGCGCGGTAAAAAAACCGCCGGTTTGCCCTGTGTGGGTgctgccgcgctgctccagcggAGGTGGGAAAAAGGCGCGCGCGCTAAAATTTTTGCCGCCccgcgctttcgcgctatcccgcgcgggaaacttgccgcgtgcgctgccgcgcgcgctataacACGCCACGCGCGAACGCGTCCAACTGCCACTTCCTCCACGCGTCTGTCTCCCTCCTCgcctctctccctcccgcgccgctccacctccggccgctccgcctccgaccgcgccgcctccgcgagatgcctccgcgccgccgcccctcctgcgGCTACCACGGTGTCCGGCGCGGGCCGAGCGGCCggttcgacgcggaaatccgctccggcgaggagcggatccgcctcggcacgttcgacacctgcgcacgaggcggcgcgggcgtacgacgccgGTCGCCCCGGCGGCTCGGCCGCTCCCGGCGGacgatgaacttccacgacgtctTTACGCGGGAGCAAGCGGAgatgccggcgccgccgccgccgatgatcacGCGCGAACAGCGGCCGCCGACATCGGGAGGCCGGAGcggcgcctcctcatcgccgagcgcgacgaggcgctgcgcctcgaatgggcgcgccgcttccccgaggacgtcgccgccacggaggccttctacggacgccacgcgcagaaggaggaggagaaggcggcgatgaaagcgaagaaaaaggcgagccgcgagaagcgccacgccgagtccgcggcgaggaagaaggcgagggccgaggcggcggcgaggaggaaggaggagaagaagaacggcgcagggccgtcgaccatcgtcctctcctcctcctcctcctcctcctccttccagtGGACTACGacgtcgacgccggtgtcggacacgacactgagcagctccgacttcgactgggagtccgaCGACCAGTCAGAGGAGTAGTTTATTAGTATTTTTGTTTAAATGTCGCATTGTATCGCgcacttttaaaatatattcgtattttcgatcatatttgcatagtttgtttgatgaattttaaaaaaaaaatggtcggattagcagtttgtgacgcgcgcgcgctgcaaaatagagcctctgccggaggtgcatttttcgcacaccaacgcgcgctgcaaaatacagtCTCTGCCGGAGGCAAATTCGCTATGCCGCGCGCCAAcggtatacagcgcgcccaatcgccggtatagcgcgccgcgatatagcgcgtctgttggagatgctcttagctattTGTTTTTTCTTATTGCTGACAGAATTGGTCCTATTACGATGCAACATTGCTTTCGAGAGAGGAACAATGTGGTGCATAAGCTAGCTAGGGTTTGCCTTTTCTTTTTACAAAAAAATCACCGATCTGTTCATAATATATAACAACGTACTAATAATTTTAAAAGTAATACGTAAATTACAACCAgatcattggaccacctagcaacaactaaagcatctgagCGAGCCAAAGACGCGCCGTCGTTctcgctcctctctctctctggagCCGGGCAAAACTTATCATAGTAGGGCTTGTTATGAGGTATTGGAGGATGGATTGGATGAGGACATGCTGAGGTCATTATATGAGCCGCAAGCTTCTAGACGCAAATCTATTATTTCTCCAATAAAAAAAATCGCAAGCCACAGAAAACAGGCAAAAGTTTATGAATGGTATGTTTTCGAATAGCAGAGATCTTGGTGATTTTGCTAAATATTTAGATATCACTGATTGCTGGCTGTTTCGAAAATGGGTAGATGAGATTTTTCGTAAAGTCTTTTAAATCCTCTCTTAAGAGGTATAGACTTTGTCTGGTTTTCTCGTTCTCCTCTTGGAAGATCCGGGAGCATTTTACTTGGTGTCAGAACCGATACTATGGATATTTTGGCTAAGACGGCTGGTGAGTATAATATTAGACTCTCTTAAGTCTTGTTGTTGTATATGGTGCTACCAAGAATTCCAATTTTCTAAGATTTTCATTAGAGAAGAGTAGAGGCAGCTTTGAAAATCACTGACATTTTTTTATTCATTGACAGCATGGATTTAAGAGAAGTTTTAATGGTACAAAGACAACCTACATACGAAAATCTAGACCGCATACTGATGAATACTGATTGTGAATCTCAATTTAGTATGGTCTCTATACGAGCTCTAGAGCGTATTGAAGTTTTTTCAGACCACACTCCCATCTTGCTGACCACTAGATTGCCTAGACCTCAGTGTACGCGTTGTTTCAAGTTTAAACTTAGATGGCTACATCAAAATGACTTTCACGATAAGATAAAAAAGATATGGGAAAAATCTATTGCTGGCAGTACCCCAATTTAAAGATGGAATAATAAAATACGTGCTACACATAAACAACTGGTTGGATAGGCAAGACACACAACATATTTACTTAAGAAAACATCAGAAATGGTTGCAACTGGCTTGAAATAGTTGcatggatatatatatagttggtGCAACTGGTGTTGTGATCCTATAATAATATGTTGATGCAGAGCCATTACATGTTATATCTTTTTTAATCGTTGatatatgtatcaatcttgtgTGACTTATGCTGTACTATTTTGTAAAATCTGAACACAGAACTACCGATCATCTGCATATATACACATATGTGTGCCATGTGTCTCAGTGTCTTGTCGCACGAGGCAAAATAACTGAATTAATCTAGCTTCTAACCCCATCACAGCATGTACCTTTCTTGATAAAAAACGCTTTATCAATCAAAAAGTGAACTACATCTGGTCCCGTACTGGAGGTCTGGAGCCACACAAAAATGTTGTTTACCTACGGGTTGGAGGCCATCGAGTCCAATGCAGGAGTGATCATGGGCGCATCGATCATACATGAGATATGTGCTTGCGTAACCACGCAATATATACAATTTTGTGTTTATATATTATTACTGCCAATCATCGGAACAGATCGGATAAAGTAGAGCGATCATAGCATTCGATCAGTCGTTCTCTGCTAGGTTAATTAAACCTGGAGCAGAGCCGCTAGCTAGTCATCCGCCACTACGCGCGCGTTGTCCGTGCCTATCCATACTCCATCATACTCCACATAAAGAGGGAGATACATCATAGTATACATGGCATGCAAACATATCTGATGGACTCGGCTTTGACGCTGCGCGCGATTTGTGGTGTCCTTCTGGGCAACTGATGATCGGTTAATCCTTCAGGTGAGGCTTGCTGATCAACTCTCTGATTCGATCTCCTGCAAATGTTCTAAACGTCAGTAATACGATATTTGCTTTAAGATAGGTGGACATAGTGGGTTCCCTTTATGATCTATCTCTTTCGGCCTTAAGTACCCAAATTTGATCTGAATAGGGGCCTTGACAGCATATCGTGATCGTGTTTGTTAAGAGCTCGGATTATTGTAGAGTTCTGTGCACAAGATGAAGCCAAATCCAGCTTCTCTCTTTGATTGCGTCTGAATAAACCAACATACAAAAGAAAGGCGCATAAAGGTGTCGCCACAATCAGCAAAAGGGTTAATGCGAGCTAGATGGATGTCTGTGCGATGCATCTGAACATGCACGCACGCACCCCTGTTCAGGGCTCCATGCTTCCTTTTCTTCCTGAACACCCTAATGCAGCAAGCGAGCTTGACGTCCCCCACGAGGAAAACAGACAGAGACAGCCTCCGTTGGACAGTTAGCAACTCAAGAGTGAACACACATTTCTATTCTACTCTCGTACAGACCAATTATACAGGTACAGTGAGGCTTAGCACAAAAGAGCCATCCAGGAGGTTCGATTAATTTTGGGAGCCAGCTGAGTGGTCTCTTCTGAGAAACAAGCAACAGACTCTTTCTCATTTTTATCATCTTCCTTTCACTTTATCTGCACATAAGCAGTTGTAGCTTGGCAACTGCAAAAGCTTCCCCAAAGGCAACAACATAACCAACAGCTGATCTTGCCTTAGCTATATGAGTTGAACCGAGCTGAGACTTGAGAGTTCAGATGTGCTCTTTTGATTCACGCTGGATAGAACACACGTTACACACCTAGTCAGACAACCATAAAATCGGCACTAAAATATGGGCCAACATCGCACTCAGGTCTCCCGGCTTTTTCCTGGGGTTTCTGTTTGGAGTTGGAGATGTAGCTTCTCGCAACCGCTGATGGAATGTGCGTATGTATGCCACAGGCGCTACCGTTGTCCACGAATTCGGCACGAGAGCCTGACGCTCCACGGAAATTCGCTCAAAATCTGTTGAGCTCTCTTTCTTTGGATGAGATTTGCAACCTTGCAACTTTTTATAGAACCAACTTAATCCTCCATCGGCACTAATTAACCGTTTTTACATGGATATCTCCCTATGAATAATTTCTCGGATGGGAAATCGAAAAAATTAGGGAGATTTAACAACAACAACAGAGTAGAAAGTATGGAACCTTGCAACTTTGAAAAGAGGCTAGCACGAACACTTCGAGTTCGGGTCCAATATGAAGCCGGAGAAGAATCAGCCTAGATTAGAGTTGTAATTCAATTTAGACTCCTGTTTTTATAACACATAGAGATGTCCTAAACATGTACAGGAGGAAAGACCAGCAACTCATATATACATGAGAGGTgacgaccaattgaatttaagcaaacaattatcaaactgTCAATACAACATTTTTTTTACCTCCTTAAAATGGCACTTTATACGATATTGCCTTCATTTGCTCAGCAAAAAACAGAAGTAAGACCACTTGATGTCTTACAACTAGGTGATCAATCCATAGATCTGGGCATTGATCCATATGCAAAAAAACGGAAGTGCGTCCCCCAGATCTCTGCCTGTGATTGAGCCCATACATGTGGTCCATGTGGTTTGGTCCTGCCTCGTGCCTGCTGGCCGATTGCATGTTGATCAAGCTTAGCTAACCGTTCAAAACTACTAGCAGACAATTGGCATGTGGATCAAGGCATCAACCTTGAATCTGAACGACTCCGTAATATGGGAACTAGTGGTCGATgacaaaagtgaaaaaaaaaacctAGCATATGGCAAGCTTAACACTGAACGACTCCATATGTATTTATGCGACAATTGCGTGCATCCTCGTCGTTTGCTTTGGTTAGGTTGGCAAAAATGAAAGTAAGACAAACTAACCTCGAGGGAACTAAGTTTGGACGAGTACAAATAGGTGCGCGTGCACTGAGAGATAATTGCTGAAGTCGAAAGTAGAGTACACACTGTAGTCTGTAGATACTCTAGCTAGAACACAAGCATAAAAAGAAAATCGCTTCTTGTGCCGATGGCGTGGAGCAGCTCTAGTGAATCCGAAGAACAGACTCCGACGCCACTCTCGCCGGTTGATGGCTGCGAGGGAACTGGCACATTCGCCGAGTTCCTTATCGCACGCCAGTACGGCGGGCATGATCTGGTGCCATCTGAGCTGCTGACGCCCACCCCATGCGGGCACTGCCGGAAGGCCGAGGATCTTAGGTCTGCTTGGAGTTCTAAGCCCGACACCGGCAGCACTATTCCTGATGATGGCAGCCGGTCGCTCGTGGAGCAGATCGCCTTCGAGGGGAACTCCTGTTTCTCGTGCGTCAAGATGATCTACCAGAAGATACGGTGGCTGGATCAAGAGGGCGGCGGCTGCGACAGCGGCGACACGCCGGTACATTACGCTGCCAGGTCCAGAAACCTCAGAATGCTTTTCCATTTCATTTGTTTGGTCGGCGATGAGTACGGGCAGGAGGGGGCGGCGGTGGTGCTGCGGAAGCTCAACGGCCGGAAGGAGACGGCCTTGCACGAGGCGATCAAGGTGGGAAACAACTGCATGGCTGGGCTGCTGATGTGGGTGGATCCCGAGCTGGCCCAGTATCCTGAAGCTGGTCAGGGCACCTCGCCACTATACCTGGCCGTCTCCCTGCGACTCGTGCACATCGCACAGATGTTGTATCGTAAAAGTGGACATGGTACCTACCTGTCTTATTCTGGGCCAGATGGACAAAACGCGTTGCATGTTGCGGCTCTTTATTGTTCTCGTAATTACGGTTAGATATCTCTTCTCCTATTTTATCTGCTTCTGTTCTATCTAAAAACTACTTTATCTGTGCCTCTCGCGCGAGGCCTAGCCTTCCGTGGATCTATCTTTGGGTCTCTTTTTAAAGTAGTACTTGTTTGTTCTCTAACATTTAGTGTTTAGCATTTTAACCTATATATATGGCCTAATAACAGGTATGATGGAAATGTTACTAGCTTGGAACAAGGATCTTAGCAAAGAAAAAGACATAAACGGCAGCACCTCTCTTCACTTTGTGGTTTCGGCGGATTATAAGCCAAACTACATCCTTGTATGTGGCTTTCGTTTCCCTCAGTTCCCTCCGTTGGAAAACTATGCAACATGGCATGTACTGGATGCGAACCCATCTGCAGCGTACGAGCCGGATAATACTGGTTTGTTTCCTGTACACATCGCTGCCTTCATGGGTCGCATTGCAGCCTTGCATATTGTTGTCAAAAGGTGCCCTGGTTGCATTGGTCTTCGTGATAAGCTAGGAAGAACTTTCCTCCATATTGCAGTCCAGGAGGAGAGATTCTTTGTAGTCCAATATGCTTGTCAAGAATCTATTTTCGCATCCATAATGAACGCTCAGGACAATGATGGCAACACCGCACTGCACCTGGCTGTTGAAGCTGGGGCGCTACATGTTGCATGTGATCTCCTGGGAAATCTAGAAGTATTAATAAATTTATGGAATAATAAGAATCAAACTCCACTTGATCTAGCAGAGGGCAAGACCAAAGCAGGCTATTCAAATGACGAGGTAATGTCCAAACTCCCCGTTCTCTCAGCTTGCAGCTGGCTCTCCCCTCTACTACGTATCACACTATCACCTAGTATGGTTGCTTATTTGTCCCAATTTTCAATTGATATTTTGCAGAACCAGGAGAAGATGCTGTACATGATACTCAAAACTGCTGGCGGCAAGCGCGGTGGCCAACGGTGGGATCATTCTGAAGGAAGCAGCCTTGCACCGAAACAAGAGGATGACGAAAAAGAGTCGGCCAAAATGTCAGATTCAACAAAGAGCCTCGGCATTATCTCGCCACTAATTGCATCAGCGACATTCAGTGCAACCTTCGCCATACCTGCAGGACTGAAAGCCAGGGAAAGTATTAACGGTGGCACAGCAGGACTTTTCGGTACGTGGCCTTTCAATGTGTTCATGGTGGCCATCGCGCTGGCTTTCATCCTCTCCTTACTATCCACAATCAGCCTCGTGATATCTGGCATGCCCTCGGTTAAGTTCCCAATCCGCCGCAAGTACTTTGGGTTATCTTTTCGATTGATGAGGGCCTCACTGACTTGCTTGACTGTTGCGTTTGGACTTGGGTTATATATGATGCTGACTCCACTTGGTCAGAAGACTGAAATTTCTGGAATATGTATGCTAGCTCTTTTATTGACGCTGTTCCGAGGTTCGGAGTTCATTCAGAACATTCGTATTGTTACATGGGCCGTGCGTGCCAGACGTGGTTTTTGGCATACATGTAGGTTTGTTGTGTGGAGTATCTTTGAACAGGCAATTGTGGATTTTTTTTGTATCATATCTATCGTGATTCTTGGAACGCTCGGTGCAGTGGGAGCACATAACAAGAACTCCGGATTAGTCTTATAGAGTACCTATTTTCTAGAATCATCGTCGGCAGCACTGGCTAGAAGAAGCAGGATAAAGCCAGTGAGTGAGGGTGATCCCAATTCCCAACGCATGGGGGTTGCAATGGaatagctgtgtactcggtcaatGTGCATCTTTGATTCGATGTACTCGGTCAACTGGAGGACTAGCTAATCGAGGTTTAAATCTTTGCGCTATTGAGGAGCTTGCTTGATATTCTGGACTTCGCAACAGTGGTATAAAAGTAAGGGCGGCAtcacatgtgaagttcggagtctaACCTTtcaggtgaaaacccaaggtctggtcttaattggttgtgtctggcaatatccctgttgaaggcattgttttgagagcggggactatcttcagggtgaaaatctaagatctttgattggacaactacggcgctggtgcactgtttcttTCTTGGAGGAGTTGCTTTTGAAAAGTTTGAATTTCGGGTGTTGTCTTGATGGTGGATATTTGTTGCTAGGGctgggatactgtagcgggacttttatttcttacttttctttttctctttttttagctatgtgcatccgtaatgttattagaacattgcgttgttgcagaggctgaatgtaattgatatcttctgatattaatatactttctttatcgaaaaaatatatgATATAAAACATGTGTTGTACAGTTTTACTACTAAAAGTATTTATTTAGGCAAGAATTTTTTTCACGGCTGTTATAGACCGGCACAGGCAGCCCAAGAGTTATCCGACGGTTAGGGTGGCAGGAGAtaagcatttttttttttgaaacgggagcATCGCTCCGGTCTNNNNNNNNNNNNNNNNNNNNNNNNNNNNNNNNNNNNNNNNNNNNNNNNNNNNNNNNNNNNNNNNNNNNNNNNNNNNNNNNNNNNNNNNNNNNNNNNNNNNcgctatcgcgcaaatgacaCAATCAGTACATGAGAGAAATGcctaaatcaaaataaaaaagtgtATTAATAATATGCTAATGGACTATTttaacaattaatttgttttcgtGCTTAAATCTATATCTTTGGTGATTTTTCATGTCTTTACTTGCTATTACTTATCAAATGACGTATATTCCTTATCTCTCTTAATTTTCCAGAAAACCTGTTACGGTACCACGCAAATGGAAAAATAAGTATATGAGCCATTAACCATGTGCTTCCAGAAGCGGACAATCACTACCAAGAGAACTTTCAGTTAGTACTGTGATGGGAGAAGTACATTTGGTCGTATATGCACATAATTAAATAATTCACTTCTCTGAAATAACATATCCTGCCTTCTTTGGTTATTTTCCACAAATATACCACATTTGAGGATTTTTCTCTTCATCACTATATATACAGATCTTCAGTCTCTTGCATCCCCAAATAATTGTTACAACTTCTGGAGCAAGCCTCCTAAAATACgaagtaatattttgagaaaaCTGCAACTCCGAACTCAACTATATCCCCATCCTTGAGCTCCGTTTTGAGGCAACACATGCTTTCCATTGGTTACTTATAAGCATTTGTATCCTGCGAGTAATTAAGAGAATCAAATATGATCATAAATGTAAGACCACAGTTTCTAAATACCAATTTAACACACATGAAGTCATGAAACAATTACATAATCAAATATCATTGCATGTCTTTGTGAACAAAGCAAAATGGATAGGAGTATGAGCCTATAATGTCCCAAAAATCAAATGCCTAAAATGAAGTAATTAAAGAATTGAACCATAATACAAACATGTATGCCTGTTGTACATTAAACAATTTTACTATCATTGGTGCTTCTACTTGGAAAAACAATTCATTTAACTTCGTTAACTACCTTCTACCATTATCTCCGGCTGGTCCCTGCTAGTGGTGGTCCGATGGTCATTGCTATGAAGAAATTTCTCTCCTGAAAAAGGAATGACCAATAAACATTAGCAACTTGGACATGGAGTGATTCAGAATTGGACAATAAATTCCAAATATATAAACAGCTGCTCCATTTTTATACTATGTTATTTTCCATCTTTGTAGCCAGGACTAAAGTATAAAATTCAATTTATTTGCTACTTATAGTCAGCTAAGTTTAAGAGTTAATAAAATGTATCTGCCACATGGCTTTTCTTCGACATTCATGACATATTATTACCGGCGAGTCAACAAGTTCACCGGCCAATCCTTAACAATAGAATACGAGAATATATTATAAACGCAAAAGGTAGAACATATGCACAAAAAGAGAGGCGCACAACGAAATAACAGTCGTAACGAGAGCAATAAGACCAGTATATACATTGAATTTATCTACTTATTTGTGCAAGCAAGCAGAAGGTCTACCATCAGATTACTCATAACACACTACTTCGAATACACCACAAAGAAGTGTCGACGTCGGATTACTCATAACACACTGCTTCGGGTTTATGCGTAGCTGAAGTGGACACACGAATGCATTGCACAAAAATAACACCTTGACACTTCAATTTAAAGGACATATCAACGAGACGAAAAATTGAACTAAGCATTATTGGTTGTCAAAGTCTTTGTATTGAGAATACAGCGAATATAGAAAATTAGCTTATCCGGAAGCTAACACATTAATGTTATTTCCTGTATGTTAGTGTAATTCCAAAACTTGCCTTTCCAgataaactcaaattgccatttTGTTATTTAGGCTTATCTAGTTTTCAATTGTACCTGTACCATAACCAACTTCATCCTTTGAGATTTACTGTTGTGCAATATTAGAACACTCAAATTCAGACATCGTTGGCTCTTGCAATGTCAAATTTCTCATCGGAATGGAGGACCTTTGCATACTCTCATGGTGTGACAATCTACAAAATAGAAGTAACAAATTATTTAACAATAGTAAAAGGTAAAAGATGGTAATCAGTAAATTCGAAGTATGGAACTTTTTTCCTTAAGCTGACATTATCTATTGACTATTTTCAAGTTTAATATCAATGTACCAATACATATTTCAGACTGCAAAAAGAACAATTAGCTATGGACTGTAGTTTTAGCAGAACAACAATATTTTGGTGTGTTCTCTTAACAGAACAATGAAATTGGAAATCAAGAGTACTGAGAGGCTGGGCCTCATGAGCCAGACCCCAGACGGTATGTACTGCAGCGCCCGGTCTATTGACATCGGAGCCCAATTAAAGCAAGTAAATTCCATCATTACTAAATGATCCATAACTATTCATCCGTAGATTTTAGGTATTGTTTTAAAACAAGTGTGAAATGCTCGGTCATGGTGACCATAGGTCCTTGATTTTTCTTATTTACCAAGGAAACCAAATTTAGAA contains:
- the LOC124662906 gene encoding cytochrome P450 94B3-like: MELSMTLAVAMLLLLLLPLLWSRRETRKQTSADGLKAYPIIGTLPHFVKNQDRLIEWSAGVISRCPTHTMFFNFKGIGLMAGAITANPANVEYIAKTNFRNYPKGESVVSAMEDFLGHGIFNSDGDQWLWQRKASSYEFSKRSLRSFVVSTVRFEVLERLLPLLSRAELDGLTLDVQDVLERFAFDNICCIAFGEDPACLTEEGLGSSGHAEFMHAFNDAQIIIMDRLVSPVKWAWRIKKLLNMEPERRMSEALATIHSYVNKIVRERSERGEARLAHKDDFMSRFVSRGEHSDESLRDAVTNFILAGRDTTSSALTWFLWMLSGHPGVEDKIVHEISALRASSGSKDATFSFDELREMHYLHAAITESMRLYPPVPIESRWCQHDDVLPDGTFVGKGWKIYYSSYAMARLEEIWGSDCAEYQPERWLDDEGVFRPESSFKYPIFHAGPRMCLGKEMAYIQMKSIVACVLERFSFQFVGGEGRPGLVLSVTLRMEGGLPMQVKKRGH